A window of the Syntrophus gentianae genome harbors these coding sequences:
- a CDS encoding sigma-54 interaction domain-containing protein — MRKLTEASERLNTEIKRRKEAQRSPRERLLFEELLSAISARFISLPANRVDEEIHNAMTEVLGFFKVDRFALLQTLPDKKSWMITHSVAGAGVPSVPIASELPISINPWAYEKLVLKKEVLSIEKMEDIPSEANVDKETWMKWGIRSNLNIPIMIGGPVDHILAINSVKQERLWPEELVPRLRLLGEIFVNAIERSKAQKALQESEERLSLATSAAEAGLWMLDIDTGILWATPILRELFGFHPDEVLSYERFQEAIHPDDLDGVKERVHQSIETKSFLIAEYRIRKPDGNLRWIVTRGRPENGTLGHPLRLMGVSMDITGLKEMESQLREQLVEINKLKLQLENENVYLREERKMEQGFGKMIGSSSTLQYVLFRAHQVAPTDATVLILGETGVGKGMVANAIHEMSARRDKPMVTVNCAALPANLIESELFGREKGAFTGAHARQIGRFEVANGGTIFLDEIGELPLELQAKLLRVLQDGEFERLGSPRTVKVDVRVIASTSRDLKEEMCNRRFREDLYYRLNTFPVTLPPLRMRIEDIPELARYFIDKYGRKMGKRFDTISKEAIDRLSEYSWPGNVRELEHIIERAVITSSEQDFQLTEPLEHGSVEREEGVLKEFNAMAREHIQQVLKETRWKIEGKAGAAAFLGLHPSTLRFRIKKLGLKRP, encoded by the coding sequence ATGCGGAAGCTTACGGAAGCCAGTGAAAGACTGAATACTGAGATTAAGAGAAGGAAAGAGGCACAACGGAGTCCGAGAGAGCGGTTGCTTTTTGAGGAATTGCTCTCTGCAATTTCCGCACGATTCATTTCTCTGCCAGCCAATCGGGTCGATGAAGAAATCCACAATGCCATGACGGAAGTTCTGGGATTCTTCAAAGTCGACCGTTTCGCCCTGCTTCAAACGCTTCCGGACAAGAAATCATGGATGATCACCCATTCGGTTGCCGGTGCGGGTGTGCCTTCCGTTCCGATCGCTTCGGAACTCCCCATATCAATCAATCCCTGGGCCTATGAGAAGCTGGTACTCAAAAAAGAAGTCCTTTCCATTGAAAAGATGGAGGATATCCCGTCCGAGGCGAATGTGGACAAAGAAACCTGGATGAAATGGGGAATCCGGTCCAATCTGAACATCCCCATTATGATCGGCGGTCCCGTTGATCATATCCTTGCCATCAATTCTGTAAAGCAAGAGCGCCTGTGGCCGGAGGAATTGGTTCCCCGGCTGCGGCTGCTGGGAGAAATCTTTGTCAATGCCATAGAACGGAGCAAGGCGCAGAAGGCATTGCAGGAAAGCGAGGAGCGTCTTTCCCTGGCAACTTCGGCGGCTGAAGCAGGCCTCTGGATGCTGGACATCGATACCGGTATCCTCTGGGCGACGCCTATTCTTCGAGAGTTATTTGGATTTCACCCTGACGAGGTCTTGAGTTACGAGAGGTTCCAGGAGGCCATTCATCCCGACGACCTCGACGGGGTCAAAGAGCGGGTTCATCAAAGCATAGAAACGAAAAGCTTCCTGATCGCCGAATACCGTATCCGGAAACCCGATGGAAATCTTCGCTGGATCGTGACCCGCGGCCGACCTGAGAACGGGACACTGGGACATCCTCTACGCCTGATGGGCGTATCCATGGACATTACCGGACTCAAGGAAATGGAAAGTCAGCTCAGGGAACAACTGGTGGAGATCAACAAACTGAAACTTCAATTGGAGAATGAAAACGTCTACCTCCGCGAAGAGAGAAAGATGGAGCAGGGTTTCGGCAAGATGATCGGCAGCAGTTCCACTCTTCAATATGTCCTCTTTCGAGCCCATCAGGTCGCGCCAACCGACGCCACTGTCCTCATCCTCGGCGAAACCGGCGTCGGCAAGGGGATGGTCGCCAACGCCATCCACGAAATGAGCGCCCGCAGGGATAAACCGATGGTTACAGTGAACTGTGCCGCCCTTCCGGCAAACCTCATCGAGAGCGAACTCTTCGGACGGGAGAAGGGCGCCTTTACGGGCGCTCATGCCAGGCAGATCGGACGCTTCGAGGTGGCGAACGGTGGAACGATCTTCCTCGACGAGATCGGTGAGCTGCCTCTCGAACTCCAGGCAAAGCTCCTGCGGGTGCTGCAGGATGGAGAGTTCGAACGCCTTGGTTCACCTAGGACGGTCAAGGTGGATGTGAGGGTCATTGCCTCGACAAGCCGGGACCTGAAGGAAGAGATGTGCAACAGGCGATTCCGCGAGGATCTCTATTATCGGCTGAACACCTTTCCGGTCACGCTTCCGCCCCTGAGGATGCGGATCGAGGATATTCCGGAGCTTGCCCGATATTTTATCGACAAGTATGGCCGTAAAATGGGCAAACGATTTGATACGATTTCAAAGGAGGCCATTGACAGACTATCAGAGTACTCCTGGCCCGGCAATGTGAGGGAGTTGGAGCACATTATTGAAAGGGCCGTCATCACCAGCTCGGAACAGGACTTTCAACTGACCGAACCGCTCGAGCATGGATCCGTAGAAAGGGAGGAGGGGGTACTCAAAGAATTTAACGCGATGGCCAGGGAGCATATCCAACAGGTCCTGAAAGAGACGAGGTGGAAAATCGAGGGGAAAGCGGGAGCCGCCGCATTCCTTGGACTTCATCCCAGTACCCTTCGATTCCGGATCAAGAAGCTGGGCCTCAAACGACCCTGA
- a CDS encoding DUF362 domain-containing protein gives MEEILFEGLTRMRGPYVQDLRRLLEKIKTPFLRGDRVGIKLHWGEKGNRSFLPPDYAREIALWLKEAGLSPFLFDTTVLYSGGRRKAEDSLQTAAEHGYTENFLGCPVIIADGMDGRSVVDLQTGSGHFPSVQVAAIFDQADGYVIFSHFKGHMESGFGGAIKNLSMGFASRAQKQRMHADIRPLLKAGLCTKCGVCVEVCPTEAARFGADGFPTYDLEICIGCAQCIGFCPNIALQLEWETDATVFQEKLIETAAAVWRQIKGRTVLINALLNITTECDCWPGENPVIHPDQGFLGADHPTRIDEESIRRVGAETFKKAHPDIPWERQFSYAREIGF, from the coding sequence GTGGAAGAAATCTTATTCGAAGGGCTCACAAGAATGCGGGGCCCCTATGTCCAGGACCTGCGGCGTCTGCTGGAGAAAATCAAAACGCCTTTCCTCCGGGGCGACCGGGTGGGCATCAAGCTTCACTGGGGAGAGAAGGGAAATCGGAGTTTCCTGCCGCCCGACTACGCACGGGAAATTGCCCTCTGGCTGAAGGAGGCGGGCCTTTCCCCCTTCCTTTTCGATACGACGGTGTTGTACTCCGGAGGACGCCGGAAGGCGGAAGATTCCCTGCAGACGGCGGCGGAACACGGCTATACGGAAAATTTTCTGGGGTGCCCCGTGATCATTGCCGACGGCATGGACGGCCGCTCCGTCGTGGACCTGCAGACCGGCTCTGGGCACTTTCCTTCCGTCCAGGTGGCTGCCATTTTTGACCAGGCCGATGGGTATGTCATTTTTTCCCATTTCAAGGGCCATATGGAATCCGGTTTTGGCGGGGCCATCAAGAACCTGTCCATGGGATTTGCCTCCCGGGCACAGAAACAGAGGATGCATGCCGATATCCGTCCCCTTCTCAAGGCGGGATTGTGCACGAAGTGCGGGGTCTGTGTCGAGGTCTGCCCCACGGAGGCGGCCCGGTTCGGTGCGGACGGCTTCCCCACCTATGACCTGGAGATCTGCATCGGCTGCGCCCAATGCATCGGCTTCTGTCCCAACATTGCCCTGCAGCTGGAATGGGAAACGGACGCGACGGTTTTTCAGGAAAAACTCATTGAAACGGCGGCAGCCGTCTGGCGGCAGATCAAGGGACGCACCGTGCTGATCAATGCCCTGCTGAACATCACCACGGAATGCGACTGCTGGCCGGGAGAAAATCCCGTCATCCACCCCGATCAGGGTTTTCTCGGAGCCGACCACCCCACCCGAATCGATGAGGAATCGATCCGGAGAGTTGGAGCGGAAACCTTCAAAAAAGCCCATCCCGATATCCCCTGGGAACGCCAGTTTTCCTATGCCCGAGAAATCGGATTTTAA
- a CDS encoding laminin B domain-containing protein → MKGKAVRKYVFSAFVLCVLLMSVPAYATLQYTFDADTQGWTTVNDANFNGWQSSGGNPDGYIKATDKGYGSTWYFVSPSLGDMSSYKGGTLSYDINLMYKSGSYFDNDEVIIKSGSSSMSWAPTTAHEPGTNTWTTYSVDLTSANFVVSSGTFDGILSNVTAICIRGEYISGGDIEGLDNVKMTSAPVPLPLPILFLGSGLAGLAALRTRMLK, encoded by the coding sequence ATGAAAGGTAAAGCTGTTCGGAAGTATGTTTTTTCAGCTTTCGTTTTGTGTGTTCTTCTGATGAGCGTGCCTGCCTACGCAACATTGCAGTACACGTTTGATGCGGACACACAGGGGTGGACGACGGTTAATGATGCTAACTTCAACGGATGGCAGAGTTCCGGAGGTAATCCTGACGGTTATATCAAGGCAACAGATAAGGGCTATGGAAGCACCTGGTATTTTGTCTCTCCTTCACTTGGCGATATGAGTTCTTATAAAGGCGGAACTCTTTCCTACGACATCAATTTAATGTACAAATCCGGAAGCTATTTCGACAACGATGAAGTGATCATCAAGAGCGGATCATCATCAATGAGCTGGGCTCCTACGACTGCCCATGAACCTGGCACGAACACCTGGACAACTTACAGCGTCGATCTGACTTCGGCAAATTTTGTCGTTTCATCAGGGACCTTTGATGGGATTTTAAGCAATGTAACCGCCATCTGTATCCGGGGAGAATATATCAGCGGCGGTGACATCGAAGGCCTTGATAATGTTAAAATGACCTCGGCCCCGGTGCCGCTTCCCTTGCCGATTCTGTTTTTGGGTTCAGGTCTTGCCGGCCTGGCGGCTTTGAGAACAAGAATGTTGAAATAG